TGCTTGTCATCGTACAACGGTTCGTACATGAATTCCGGTACAATGTGTGAGTCACATAGCGGAGAAGGGTTGTGGCAGAGCTTACAGCGCCGATCGCGCACCTCAGATCTTGTATGTTTCGCCATGTCCTAACGCCTTGGCGCTCAGCCGCCGCGGCCAGATCGGGACATTCCGCTCTACACCAGCCGGCTCGTGGCCGCGGTCGGCTGGAGCGCTGAGTTAGAGCATCGGGCACTCACCACATGTCCCCGCGCTGTCTTACGCTGCAGCGCTCTGCTGAAGCACAATATCTCGCCCCGGCGCAACCGCGCGCAAGAGTTCATCGAGCTTCTCCACCGTGGGAACCGACGCCCCTCGTTCGTACCGCGCATAGGCGTTCCGAGATTTCACGCCCAGCCGCTGGGCAGCTTGCGCCAGCGAAAGACCGCTCTTCTGGCGCTGCCTCTTTAGCAACAGGCTCACCATCGTCCGC
The Deltaproteobacteria bacterium genome window above contains:
- a CDS encoding helix-turn-helix transcriptional regulator, whose amino-acid sequence is MRFQGKLCSEGKFWLAEVPVFDAMTQGHTRREALDMIADWFVTMANRKGFCVDIHPVGNDKFEVSSTDARTMVSLLLKRQRQKSGLSLAQAAQRLGVKSRNAYARYERGASVPTVEKLDELLRAVAPGRDIVLQQSAAA